Proteins encoded by one window of Anopheles maculipalpis chromosome 2RL, idAnoMacuDA_375_x, whole genome shotgun sequence:
- the LOC126567736 gene encoding phosphatidylinositol 4-kinase alpha isoform X2 encodes MVGNERFSFQKTVQCLARVLAMIKPTPWEKVQTLFKYCPQENAAGVFCLDARAQDAVIALGLYFLESGYQYGKEIIPYLLRLAKALPKAVWIDDVKPNKIDKIPTAEKFSFCLNSLLSDIAVGCPEHRDEIILNQVEVLTVLTNMIKGSKESSTLPPIILCKATVPLLLGLSRSMGRYAACDPPLLCRLFPKDEILVVKSPETPLSADAKDSTSVSQFRSIIPRSMSGSLSVDAGETEKSINSSRKKLSSFYSVPYDPTTYFFAKYGSSFNQFPNMRFCDSLERNDRLQFPINHLQTIFALAKKLLTKETLEHLDEQAGDIYALNQIKPYGYKSFSETINLVMVTLLREILQNQTDLPTPFTKDVQEFVKRLFLIGQTELQNKQHDALDRVRDPSNIVVNKYKINVMANAACVDLLVWAIGDETEADKLCSRLYQKLNSVLGHKVVMDHMPLLMVCLEGLGKLAQKFPNIAGTSISYLRDFLVDPSPILTKLYVQSQAQTKKDKENAPFRIVVQGSDFKAFDHATKPKGLTKSAQEAFEALRDAAIENLSIALRAAHALDQYCVPALVANVSNRLFTAEKQESESSLVSLNIIVMLGHVAVALKDTPKTTNNILQFFIQRFCKVPSEQNVLIVDQLGCMIISKCEPQVFEEIMKMFSRVTVQAASLAYSTNPEQRKSYHHVSDAVVNALANIAANIQGELEMLDLLGKLLELFVQIGLEAERSSDSTSGAQKASSSAGNLGMLIPVIAVLVRRLPPIKNPKQRLHKLFKDFWLYCVVMGFTNSRLWPSDWYQGVQQIAAKSPLLISQTAHRSEMRELNYTSAIRSGSVSLMELRNQILLLLDHPPADITACINKLTFAQCAYLLSVYWLEILRVENASEPSLEPILSYLCDNALLKDKYGMWQCVRCIGDQVFEKFRSVLLAQDSVREKVLESQAMLLLVYFNHIHKQIQLVADQYLSQLVDKFPHLLWNRKVLWCMLDVLQLLAFSLTLDPNEETPTLRVASTPYTLQLMDSLPARESRVKDFADRCQGIVNEAMKWAPKSTRSHLQEYPNQVPSTTLSNHSGLALAVDSILHTWVTNASIPTTTKRPHCVNSDTSKFVSVLCLRSKYAGEISGLLSVLEDEEKKGLADRLVRDVWDACAEKSDPKHRGALWRATAYLILCSSANRKLLHAISSSQVQLFTESAMETAVECWQWILTARQDLELCFIQEMVTAWQTTFDKRMGLFSEENDVTSPLAAYEGCRLVPKPIVVAPHLIWLQLLSEMVDTAKYCNRDKVEMFCMLLHRCLPFSRDFKQNRHISTVGCRFKLLQCGLSLLQGNTIPKSLARNILRERIYANALDYFCGPQLCPSQSREALLEDISILLKFWQTMRSEKKHLVASELSDYELHTASVNLSVQKVSLDTVSLAGSEVARSTSSGNAGWYNTIPHSTSTLSKRSARIKRPPYQKDAYDKDYMKKRNLILELLAVEIEFMLIWANPLSLPELQIPGEESVVEWRARPMKLNVWRDFTRLAWSYNPALAVFLPQRIRNAETIEDEVTRLVCSDPMAAVHIPEALKYLVTTKTVLNESPELVYMLTWARVNPIQALSYFSRQYPTHPLTAQYAVKTLNSYPAEAVLPYIPQLVQALRHDTMGYVTELIKHISKRSQIVAHQLVWNMQTNMYIDEEMHHRDSLYDALESLSQNIISSLSGPAKRFYEREFDFFGKITAVSGEIRSFPKGQARKKACLEALSRIKVQSGCYLPSNPEAMVLDIDYNSGTPMQSAAKAPYLARFRVQRCGITELETMAMEVSNNPDSQIDGPRLNSLGPEAWQAAIFKVGDDVRQDMLALQVISIFKNVFQQVGLELYLFPYRVVATAPGCGVIECVPNAKSRDQLGRQTDFGLYEYFLHQYGDETSKEFQSARSNFVKSMAAYSVIGYLLQIKDRHNGNIMIDKDGHIIHIDFGFMFESSPGGNIGFEPDLKLTDEMVMVMGGKMEAAPFKWFCDLCVQSFLAIRPYQDAIVTLVSLMLDTGLPCFRGQTITLLKQRFVPTKNSKEAAAHMLGVIRNSYQNFRTRTYDMIQYYQNQIPY; translated from the exons ATGGTGGGAAATGAGAGATTTTCGTTTCAAAAAACCGTCCAATGTTTGGCGCGTGTGCTGGCCATGATCAAGCCCACACCGTGGGAAAAG GTGCAAACACTGTTCAAATATTGTCCACAGGAAAATGCGGCCGGAGTGTTTTGTCTCGATGCTCGGGCACAAGATGCGGTCATTGCTCTTGGGTTGTACTTTCTCGAGAGTGGTTATCAGTATGGGAAAGAAATTATCCCTTACCTGCTACGACTTGCGAAAGCACTCCCGAAAGCAGTTTGGATCGATGACGTCAAGCCTAATAAAATCGATA AGATACCAACGGCGGAAAAGTTTAGCTTCTGTCTTAATAGTCTCCTGTCCGATATAGCCGTTGGATGTCCGGAGCATCGTGATGAAATCATCCTCAACCAGGTGGAGGTGCTTACCGTGCTAACAAACATGATCAAAGGGAGCAAAGAAAGTAGCACCCTTCCACCGATTATTCTCTGTAAAGCGACCGTACCCTTGCTGCTCGGGTTGAGTCGTTCGATGGGACGCTATGCTGCCTGTGATCCTCCCCTTCTCTGTCGACTATTTCCGAAGGACGAAATTCTGGTAGTAAAATCGCCCGAAACACCGCTTTCAGCCGATGCGAAGGATAGTACGAGCGTTAGCCAGTTTCGTTCGATTATCCCACGGTCGATGTCGGGCAGTCTGTCCGTAGATGCGGGTGAGACAGAAAAATCGATCAACAGTAGCCGGAAGAAGCTTAGTTCCTTCTACTCCGTGCCGTACGATCCGACGACGTACTTTTTCGCAAAGTACGGTTCAAGTTTTAACCAGTTCCCGAACATGCGCTTCTGTGATTCGTTGGAGAGGAACGATCGTTTACAGTTCCCGATCAACCATCTGCAGACTATTTTCGCGCTCGCTAAAAAGCTTCTCACGAAAGAAACGCTGGAACATTTGGACGAGCAGGCGGGCGATATTTATGCGTTGAATCAGATTAAACCGTACGGCTACAAAAGCTTCTCGGAAACGATCAATCTGGTAATGGTCACGTTGCTGAGGGAAATATTGCAGAATCAGACAG ATCTCCCAACACCCTTCACGAAAGACGTGCAAGAGTTTGTGAAGCGTTTGTTCCTGATCGGTCAAACGGAGCTGCAGAACAAGCAGCACGATGCGCTCGATCGTGTGCGGGATCCGTCGAACATTGTTGTGAACAAGTACAAGATCAACGTGATGGCGAATGCGGCGTGCGTTGATTTGCTCGTATGGGCGATCGGTGATGAAACGG AGGCCGATAAACTGTGCAGCCGACTTTACCAGAAGCTTAACTCAGTGTTGGGACACAAGGTGGTGATGGATCATATGCCACTGCTAATGGTTTGCCTAGAG GGATTGGGTAAGCTGGCGCAAAAGTTCCCTAATATTGCGGGAACATCGATATCATATTTACGAGACTTCTTGGTCGATCCAAGCCCCATCCTAACGAAGCTTTACGTCCAATCACAAGCACAAACGAAGAAGGATAAAGAAAATGCTCCTTTCCGAATCGTGG TGCAAGGATCCGATTTCAAAGCGTTCGATCATGCAACGAAACCGAAAGGACTCACCAAGTCCGCCCAGGAAGCGTTCGAAGCGTTGCGTGATGCGGCAATTGAAAACCTTAGCATCGCGCTCCGGGCCGCTCACGCACTCGACCAGTACTGTGTACCGGCACTGGTAGCGAACGTATCAAATCGGCTGTTTACCGCCGAAAAGCAGGAAAGCGAATCGAGTCTCGTATCGCTCAACATCATCGTTATGTTGGGCCACGTGGCAGTCGCGCTTAAGGACACGCCGAAAACAACGAACAATATTCtgcaatttttcatccaaCGCTTCTGCAAGGTACCATCGGAGCAGAATGTACTGATCGTCGATCAGCTGGGCTGTATGATCATCTCCAAGTGTGAGCCGCAGGTTTTTGAGGAgataatgaaaatgttttcacgCGTCACCGTACAGGCTGCATCACTTGCTTACTCGACCAACCCTGAGCAAAG GAAATCATACCACCATGTGTCGGATGCGGTCGTCAATGCGCTGGCAAACATTGCCGCCAACATACAGGGCGAGCTGGAGATGCTGGACTTGCTGGGCAAGCTGCTGGAGCTGTTTGTGCAGATCGGGCTAGAAGCGGAACGGTCGTCGGACAGTACGTCTGGGGCGCAGAAAGCTAGTTCGAGTGCGGGAAACCTTGGAATGCTTATTCCTGTGATTGCG GTCCTCGTGCGACGTCTGCCTCCGATCAAGAATCCTAAACAACGTCTGCACAAGCTATTCAAAGACTTCTGGCTGTACTGCGTCGTGATGGGATTCACCAATTCGCGTCTTTGGCCCTCTGATTGGTACCAGGGCGTGCAGCAGATAGCGGCCAAATCTCCGCTACTCATCTCCCAAACGGCGCACCGATCGGAGATGCGCGAGCTTAACTACACGTCCGCGATCCGATCGGGTAGTGTTAGCTTGATGGAACTTCGGAATCAAATCCTGCTCCTACTGGACCACCCTCCAGCAGATATAACGGCGTGTATCAACAAGCTGACGTTTGCCCAATGCGCTTACCTGCTGAGTGTTTACTGGTTGGAAATTTTGCGTGTGGAAAACGCTTCGGAACCGAGCCTTGAACCGATCCTTAGCTACCTGTGCGATAATGCACTGCTGAAGGATAAGTACGGCATGTGGCAATGTGTCCGCTGCATCGGTGATCAGGTGTTTGAGAAGTTCCGCAGCGTACTGCTGGCACAGGACTCGGTACGCGAGAAGGTCCTTGAATCGCAGGCCATGCTGCTGCTCGTTTACTTTAACCACATCCACAAACAGATCCAGCTGGTAGCGGATCAGTATCTGTCGCAGTTGGTGGACAAGTTCCCGCACTTGCTGTGGAACCGGAAGGTGCTCTGGTGTATGCTGGATGTACTACAGCTACTAGCCTTCTCGCTGACACTCGATCCGAACGAGGAAACACCAACGCTTCGGGTTGCTTCAACGCCGTATACGCTGCAGCTGATGGACAGTTTACCGGCTAGGGAAAGTCGGGTAAAGGATTTCGCCGATCGTTGCCAAGGAATCGTTAACGAAGCGATGAAATGGGCTCCGAAATCAACGCGCAGCCATCTGCAGGAGTATCCGAATCAGGTCCCGTCGACTACGCTCTCCAATCACAGCGGATTAGCGTTGGCGGTTGATTCTATCCTGCATACCTGGGTAACGAATGCATCCATACCAACGACAACGAAGCGTCCTCACTGCGTTAATAGTGACACCTCTAAGTTTGTGTCGGTGCTATGCTTGCGAAGTAAATATGCGGGCGAAATATCTGGCCTTCTATCCGTGCTGGAAGATGAAGAGAAAAAGGGCCTAGCGGATCGGTTGGTGCGGGATGTCTGGGATGCTTGCGCGGAGAAGAGTGATCCGAAGCATCGTGGAGCTTTGTGGCGTGCGACGGCTTATTTGATACTGTGCTCTAGTGCCAACCGAAAGTTGCTGCATGCGATATCCTCCTCCCAGGTGCAGCTGTTTACCGAGAGCGCCATGGAGACGGCCGTCGAGTGTTGGCAGTGGATCTTGACTGCGAGGCAAGATTTAGAGCTTTGCTTCATACAGGAGATGGTAACGGCGTGGCAAACCACGTTCGACAAGCGCATGGGACTGTTCTCGGAGGAGAACGATGTAACGAGCCCGTTGGCGGCTTACGAAGGCTGCCGACTGGTGCCCAAGCCTATCGTAGTCGCGCCACATCTGATTTGGTTACAGTTGCTGTCGGAGATGGTCGATACGGCCAAGTACTGCAACCGGGATAAGGTGGAAATGTTCTGTATGCTGCTGCACCGATGTCTACCGTTTAGTAGGGATTTTAAGCAGAATCGTCACATCTCCACGGTTGGCTGTCGGTTTAAGCTATTGCAGTGTGGGTTGTCGCTGTTGCAAGGTAATACTATCCCAAAGTCCCTCGCACGCAACATTCTACGCGAGAGGATTTATGCCAACGCACTAGACTATTTCTGTGGACCGCAGCTTTGTCCGAGTCAGTCCCGCGAGGCATTGCTGGAGGATATCTCGATACTGTTGAAATTCTGGCAAACGATGCGCAGCGAAAAGAAGCATCTGGTTGCATCGGAACTGAGCGACTACGAGCTTCACACAGCCTCGGTGAATCTGTCCGTGCAGAAGGTTTCACTCGATACGGTATCACTGGCCGGGAGTGAGGTCGCACGTTCGACGAGCAGTGGCAATGCTGGCTGGTACAATACGATCCCCCACTCTACGTCCACCCTTTCCAAGCGTTCGGCTCGTATCAAACGTCCTCCGTACCAGAAGGACGCGTACGACAAGGACTACATGAAGAAGCGTAACCTCATTCTAGAGCTCCTGGCGGTGGAGATTGAGTTTATGCTTATTTGGGCGAATCCACTCTCGCTGCCGGAGTTGCAGATTCCTGGTGAAGAGTCCGTAGTAGAGTGGCGCGCCCGCCCCATGAAGCTAAACGTATGGCGTGACTTTACCCGCCTAGCTTGGTCATACAATCCAGCGTTGGCCGTATTTTTACCGCAACGTATCCGTAACGCGGAAACAATCGAAGACGAAGTGACGCGATTGGTTTGTTCTGATCCGATGGCGGCTGTACACATTCCCGAAGCGCTGAAGTATCTCGTCACCACGAAGACGGTTCTGAACGAATCACCTGAGCTGGTGTACATGTTGACTTGGGCGAGAGTGAATCCGATACAGGCGCTGTCTTACTTTTCGCGCCAATATCCGACACATCCACTGACGGCACAGTACGCGGTGAAGACGCTTAACTCTTATCCCGCGGAAGCTGTGCTGCCATATATTCCGCAGCTTGTACAAGCGTTGCGACACGATACG ATGGGATATGTAACGGAGCTTATTAAGCACATTTCGAAACGATCGCAGATTGTGGCCCACCAGCTTGTTTGGAACATGCAGACAAACATGTACATCGACGAGGAGATGCATCATCGAGACT CTCTCTACGACGCACTAGAATCGCTGTCCCAAAACATCATCTCGTCACTCTCCGGACCGGCCAAACGGTTCTACGAGCGTGAGTTTGATTTCTTCGGAAAAATCACCGCCGTAAGCGGTGAGATACGGTCATTCCCCAAAGGGCAGGCACGTAAGAAGGCTTGTCTGGAAGCGCTGAGTCGCATCAAGGTACAGTCCGGCTGCTACCTTCCATCGAATCCGGAAGCCATGGTGCTCGATATCGATTACAACAGTGGCACACCCATGCAAAGTGCTGCCAAGGCTCCCTATTTAGCCCGGTTCCGCGTACAGCGCTGTGGTATTACTGAGCTGGAAACGATGGCGATGGAAGTATCGAACAATCCCGACTCGCAGATCGATGGACCGAGGTTGAATTCTCTTGGACCGGAAGCATGGCAAGCGGCCATTTTTAAGGTCGGCGATGACGTGCGCCAGGATATGCTGGCGCTGCAGGTGATCTCGATCTTCAAgaacgtgttccagcaggttGGGCTGGAGCTGTATCTGTTTCCGTACCGTGTTGTTGCCACTGCTCCAGGG TGTGGCGTGATTGAGTGTGTACCGAATGCAAAGTCACGTGATCAGCTCGGTCGTCAGACCGATTTCGGGCTTTACGAGTACTTCCTGCATCAGTACGGTGATGAAACGTCGAAAGAGTTCCAGTCGGCGCGCAGCAACTTTGTCAAATCGATGGCCGCCTACTCGGTGATTGGTTACTTGCTGCAGATCAAGGATCGCCATAACGGAAACATTATGATCGATAAGGATGGTCATATTATTCACATCG ATTTTGGTTTCATGTTTGAATCATCACCCGGTGGTAATATCGGCTTCGAACCCGACCTAAAACTAACGGACGAGATGGTAATGGTGATGGGAGGCAAAATGGAGGCGGCACCGTTCAAGTGGTTCTGCGATCTTTGTGTGCAATCGTTCCTCGCCATTCGCCCATACCAGGATGCTATTGTGACGCTCGTATCGCTAATGCTCGACACCGGGTTGCCGTGTTTCCGTGGTCAAACGATCACCCTGCTGAAGCAGCGATTCGTACCGACAAAGAATAGCAAGGAAGCGGCCGCTCATATGCTGGGTGTGATCAGGAACTCGTATCAAAACTTCCGAACGCGCACGTACGACATGATTCAGTATTATCAGAATCAAATTCCATACTAA